The following coding sequences are from one Prochlorococcus sp. MIT 0604 window:
- the sat gene encoding sulfate adenylyltransferase has translation MELQQKTKKDTNGLIPPYGGELKNLIIKDKNLKIDFISKATYEFECSERNACDVELLMVGAFSPLEGFMDEHNYNSVIKNNRDTNGLLFGLPIVFDSNNEKVKAGDTILLTYKKQKIAVLEVSSKWEPDKSLEAELCYGTNSLDHPAVKMIFNERGRFYIGGRVYGFELPIREFPCKTPEEVRSTLPSNHDVVAFQCRNPIHRAHYELFTNALRSDNVSSNSVVLVHPTCGPTQQDDIPGKVRYLTYKELEEEISDERIKWAFLPYSMHMAGPREALQHMIIRRNYGCTHFIIGRDMAGCKSSSTGEDFYGPYDAQNFANKCADELMMQTVPSKNLVYTKEKGYITAEEAKEFNYEIMKLSGTEFRKKLRNGEQIPEWFAFKSVVDVLRRS, from the coding sequence ATGGAATTACAACAAAAAACTAAGAAAGATACTAATGGACTAATACCGCCTTATGGAGGGGAACTAAAAAATTTAATTATCAAAGATAAAAACCTTAAAATTGATTTTATCTCTAAAGCTACTTATGAGTTTGAATGTAGCGAGAGAAATGCATGCGATGTAGAACTTTTGATGGTTGGAGCTTTTTCTCCATTAGAAGGTTTTATGGATGAACATAACTACAATTCGGTAATTAAAAATAATAGAGATACAAACGGGTTGCTTTTTGGCTTGCCTATCGTATTTGATTCAAATAATGAAAAAGTAAAAGCAGGAGATACAATATTACTTACTTATAAAAAACAAAAAATAGCAGTTTTAGAAGTTAGCTCTAAATGGGAGCCTGATAAATCCCTCGAAGCTGAACTTTGTTATGGCACTAATTCTTTAGATCACCCTGCTGTTAAGATGATTTTTAACGAGAGAGGGAGATTTTATATAGGAGGAAGGGTTTATGGTTTCGAACTGCCAATTAGAGAATTCCCCTGCAAAACCCCAGAAGAAGTTAGATCTACATTGCCATCAAATCATGATGTAGTTGCATTTCAATGCAGAAATCCAATTCATAGAGCACATTATGAATTATTTACTAATGCCTTACGCTCAGATAATGTCTCCTCTAACTCAGTTGTTTTAGTTCACCCAACTTGTGGGCCAACTCAACAAGATGATATCCCTGGAAAAGTTAGATATTTAACCTATAAAGAATTAGAAGAGGAAATATCTGATGAAAGAATAAAATGGGCTTTTTTACCTTATTCAATGCATATGGCAGGGCCAAGAGAAGCTCTTCAACATATGATAATCAGAAGAAATTATGGCTGCACTCATTTTATTATTGGTAGAGATATGGCTGGTTGTAAGTCATCATCAACTGGTGAAGATTTTTATGGCCCATATGACGCCCAGAATTTTGCGAATAAGTGTGCAGATGAATTGATGATGCAAACTGTTCCTTCAAAAAATTTAGTTTATACGAAGGAAAAAGGATATATAACAGCTGAAGAAGCTAAAGAATTTAATTATGAAATTATGAAACTTAGTGGAACTGAATTCAGAAAGAAATTGAGGAATGGCGAACAAATTCCTGAATGGTTTGCATTTAAAAGTGTAGTAGATGTTCTAAGACGCTCTTAA